A stretch of Paenibacillus peoriae DNA encodes these proteins:
- a CDS encoding sensor histidine kinase: MTLKKRIFLLFFLSAFIPFISIFAISYYTIDSIFANKINDGIRSNLQQVTSSLENSITNLNHVTQQLSYSGTLGKKLDEVLKPSSNIFELIEARDELKNELNVVTFTNPNIGLTLYYFQKEGTTQFANFPIKDRFSPESLPVLSKSYGIAYYGPHMSMNRFDDQLVLSAMRKVQLPQRDDVYIYIESGFRLTQDILGYNQYKGALSHLILNGEGNIVYSEIPEAMKVGENFSSISKGTAKDGISRDYHWFKEDSSQNWSVISVISQAKYQQEKNQWLLQILLVALFFLGFTVFLAWLLWKMVYKPLGLFHSEINGMSQNPQKAGSQTRTQIPEFDFLLGEFSNMQHQIGDLFKEVQQKEKIRADLEVEKLLYQINPHFLMNTLDTVHWLAVMNGQGEIDKLVQSLNKLLYYNLGKLGQVSTMEEEIDALRQYLILQQIRYDFEFDVRISADDQVLQIPVPRFILQPLVENSLYHGLSDEGFIQIEVTLAKTLNILIQDNGAGMTEEAIQRLLNNRITEHKKVGMGIGLNYVHRMLRAQYGDQAQLVIESELGTGTSILLILPIKGEDV, from the coding sequence ATGACACTTAAAAAAAGAATCTTTTTATTGTTTTTTCTCAGCGCATTTATTCCCTTTATCAGTATATTTGCAATTTCTTACTATACCATTGATTCCATTTTTGCGAATAAAATCAATGATGGAATTAGGAGCAATCTACAGCAGGTAACTTCATCACTGGAAAATTCAATTACCAACCTGAATCATGTTACTCAGCAATTATCCTATAGTGGTACATTAGGCAAAAAACTGGATGAAGTCTTGAAGCCTTCCTCCAATATATTTGAATTGATTGAGGCTAGAGATGAATTAAAGAATGAGTTAAATGTCGTAACGTTTACTAATCCGAATATAGGTCTGACCTTATACTATTTCCAGAAAGAAGGCACTACACAGTTCGCTAACTTTCCCATCAAAGATCGTTTTTCTCCCGAGTCTTTGCCTGTGCTTTCCAAATCATATGGCATTGCGTACTATGGTCCCCATATGAGTATGAACCGATTTGATGATCAGCTTGTTTTATCTGCTATGCGAAAGGTACAGCTGCCTCAAAGGGACGATGTATATATTTACATCGAATCCGGCTTTCGTCTTACACAGGATATACTGGGTTACAATCAATACAAAGGAGCTTTATCGCATTTAATCCTGAATGGTGAGGGCAACATTGTTTACAGTGAAATTCCAGAAGCGATGAAGGTCGGAGAGAATTTTTCCAGCATATCGAAAGGTACTGCAAAAGATGGAATATCCCGTGATTACCATTGGTTTAAGGAGGACTCCAGTCAGAACTGGAGCGTCATATCGGTAATTTCGCAGGCTAAGTATCAACAGGAGAAAAACCAGTGGTTGCTTCAAATATTACTGGTCGCTTTATTTTTTCTCGGCTTTACCGTATTTCTGGCTTGGCTTCTGTGGAAGATGGTTTACAAACCATTAGGTCTGTTCCATTCGGAAATTAACGGAATGTCTCAGAATCCACAAAAGGCAGGCAGCCAGACCCGCACTCAAATTCCCGAGTTTGATTTTCTGTTGGGGGAATTCTCAAATATGCAGCATCAAATCGGCGACCTGTTCAAGGAAGTGCAGCAGAAAGAGAAGATTCGTGCAGATTTGGAAGTGGAAAAATTGTTATATCAGATCAATCCTCACTTTCTGATGAATACGCTGGATACTGTGCACTGGCTGGCCGTCATGAACGGACAAGGGGAGATTGACAAGTTGGTGCAATCCTTAAACAAGCTGTTGTATTACAATTTGGGTAAATTAGGGCAAGTATCCACGATGGAAGAGGAAATTGATGCGCTAAGACAGTACCTAATCTTGCAGCAAATTCGATATGACTTTGAATTTGACGTACGTATTTCAGCGGATGATCAAGTGCTTCAAATACCTGTGCCTCGTTTTATTTTGCAACCGTTGGTTGAAAATTCACTTTATCATGGACTGAGTGACGAAGGTTTTATTCAAATTGAAGTTACACTTGCCAAAACGCTGAATATTTTAATACAGGATAATGGAGCAGGCATGACCGAGGAAGCGATTCAAAGACTTCTGAATAATCGTATAACTGAACATAAAAAAGTAGGGATGGGCATTGGACTCAATTATGTCCACCGCATGTTGAGGGCACAGTACGGAGATCAAGCACAACTGGTGATCGAAAGTGAATTGGGTACAGGGACAAGTATACTGCTCATACTTCCTATCAAAGGAGAAGATGTTTGA
- a CDS encoding sensor histidine kinase produces the protein MAAKQNDAGSIFDQITDLPVKQRRGRLKVFVGYAPGVGKTCAMLSDAHEEQKEGIDIVVGYIEHYARPYTAALLEGLELLPYIKISNKESSTKEFDLDQALQRSPDLILLDDLAHTNAAGCRHKKRYQDVEELLREGIHVYTTMNVQQLESLTDIVYSITGISVDERIPDSVFDSADQVELVDIEPDDLIGRLNRGKIYPEEENTQAHLFTKEKLTALREIALRNTASQLNRIAEQISEQAITNESDTKEHILVCLSSAASNKKVIRTAARMAAAFHGHFTALFVETPEARELTSKNKAELRENLRLAEQMGAQIATMYGDDIPGQISEYVKTSHVSKIVLGRSPYKRRGLAKSNVMDKLTALLPNIEIYIIPYTQSSLYKRLPFYEKYPMLSLADTIKTIVILAVCTIIGLWFKYLEFREANIITVYILGVLLNAIVTKGRMYSAISSVMSVLVFNYFFTEPYYSLQAYDSGYPVTFLVMLAASFMTSTLTMRVRKQARQSAQKAYRTEVLLETSRKLQQAKDSPAIINEMAHQMVKLLDRMVIFYSVDQGVLLAPQFFPKKESAVDPGVYTGGYECAVAEWVYKNNKRAGATTDTFFGAKCLYHAVRGGDQVLAVAAIVMDEEEPLEVFENSLMLAMLGECALALEKEKLNERQQEISMQIQQEQLRASLLRSISHDLRTPLTSISGNAGILLGNSEVLNEEQKKGLYTDIYDDSMWLINLVENLLSISRIEGGTLNLNFQAELMEEVISEALLHVNRNSVKHVIQTELDDELMMARMDSRLIVQVLINMIDNAIKYTQDGSHITISARHERHIVVVEISDDGPGISSEEVKVRLFEMFYTADNIHGDGRRGLGLGLSLCKSIVNAHGGTIGVKDNVPKGTVFYFTLQAEEVNVHE, from the coding sequence ATGGCAGCAAAACAGAACGATGCCGGGTCCATATTTGACCAAATTACTGACTTGCCGGTAAAGCAAAGAAGAGGAAGGCTGAAGGTTTTTGTTGGATATGCACCAGGTGTTGGGAAGACCTGTGCGATGCTTAGCGACGCCCACGAAGAGCAAAAAGAGGGTATAGATATCGTAGTTGGATATATTGAACATTATGCCCGGCCATACACTGCGGCGCTGTTGGAAGGACTTGAACTTCTTCCTTACATCAAAATTTCAAATAAAGAATCCTCAACTAAGGAATTTGATCTGGACCAAGCGCTCCAGAGAAGCCCTGACCTTATATTATTGGACGATTTGGCCCATACCAACGCGGCAGGATGCCGACATAAAAAAAGATATCAAGATGTGGAGGAGCTTCTTCGCGAAGGAATTCATGTATATACGACGATGAATGTTCAACAGCTCGAAAGCCTAACGGATATTGTTTACTCCATTACTGGCATTTCCGTTGACGAACGCATACCGGACAGTGTATTTGACAGTGCTGATCAGGTGGAATTAGTCGATATTGAACCGGATGATTTAATAGGACGTTTGAATAGGGGAAAGATTTATCCTGAGGAGGAGAATACACAGGCTCATTTATTTACCAAGGAGAAGCTGACGGCTCTACGTGAAATTGCTTTGCGTAATACAGCAAGTCAGTTAAACCGAATTGCGGAGCAAATCAGTGAGCAGGCGATAACAAATGAATCTGATACGAAAGAACATATTCTGGTCTGCCTGTCTTCGGCTGCTTCCAATAAGAAAGTGATCCGAACAGCAGCAAGAATGGCGGCAGCTTTTCATGGTCATTTCACCGCGTTGTTTGTGGAAACACCAGAAGCGAGAGAATTGACATCAAAAAATAAAGCGGAGTTAAGGGAAAACCTTAGGCTGGCTGAGCAAATGGGTGCACAAATCGCAACGATGTATGGAGACGATATTCCAGGACAGATTTCCGAATATGTCAAAACAAGCCATGTATCGAAAATTGTCCTAGGACGCTCCCCTTACAAGAGGAGAGGGCTTGCAAAATCCAATGTAATGGATAAACTAACGGCCTTGCTTCCTAATATTGAAATCTATATTATCCCCTATACTCAGTCCTCCTTATATAAAAGATTGCCTTTTTACGAAAAATACCCAATGCTGTCGTTGGCAGATACTATCAAGACCATTGTTATCTTGGCTGTGTGCACAATTATTGGCTTGTGGTTTAAGTATTTGGAATTCCGAGAAGCTAACATTATCACCGTGTACATTCTAGGGGTTTTGTTAAATGCAATTGTGACCAAGGGCAGAATGTATAGCGCCATTTCTTCGGTTATGAGTGTACTTGTGTTTAATTATTTCTTTACCGAGCCTTATTATTCTTTACAGGCTTATGATTCAGGCTATCCGGTCACCTTTCTGGTCATGCTGGCTGCTTCTTTCATGACGAGTACACTAACTATGCGAGTAAGAAAGCAGGCTCGGCAATCCGCGCAAAAAGCTTACCGTACCGAGGTGCTTCTGGAAACAAGCCGGAAATTGCAACAGGCCAAAGACTCTCCGGCTATTATTAATGAAATGGCGCATCAAATGGTGAAGTTGTTGGACAGAATGGTCATTTTCTATTCAGTTGACCAAGGGGTACTGTTGGCGCCGCAGTTTTTTCCAAAGAAAGAATCTGCAGTTGATCCAGGGGTCTACACAGGAGGCTACGAATGTGCAGTTGCAGAGTGGGTATATAAAAACAACAAGCGTGCAGGAGCTACGACGGATACTTTTTTTGGCGCTAAGTGTCTATATCATGCGGTGCGTGGAGGAGATCAGGTTCTTGCGGTGGCAGCTATTGTAATGGATGAGGAAGAACCTTTAGAAGTTTTTGAAAATAGCCTAATGCTTGCCATGCTGGGAGAATGCGCGCTGGCGCTGGAGAAAGAAAAACTGAACGAAAGACAACAAGAGATCTCCATGCAAATCCAGCAGGAGCAACTCCGTGCCAGTCTGCTTCGGTCCATTTCTCATGATTTACGCACTCCTCTTACCAGCATCTCAGGCAATGCGGGGATTCTTCTTGGAAACTCAGAGGTACTAAACGAGGAACAAAAAAAAGGTCTATATACGGATATATATGACGATTCCATGTGGCTGATCAATTTAGTAGAAAATTTGCTGTCCATTAGTCGAATCGAAGGTGGTACTCTAAATCTTAATTTTCAGGCAGAATTAATGGAGGAAGTCATTTCGGAGGCTCTGCTTCATGTGAATCGCAACAGTGTGAAGCATGTCATTCAGACGGAATTGGATGATGAATTGATGATGGCTCGAATGGACTCCCGACTTATTGTTCAGGTATTGATCAATATGATTGATAATGCAATCAAATATACCCAAGATGGCTCTCACATCACGATTTCCGCAAGACACGAAAGACATATAGTCGTTGTAGAAATCTCAGATGATGGCCCCGGTATTTCTTCAGAAGAAGTCAAGGTCAGACTGTTTGAGATGTTTTATACGGCAGACAACATTCATGGGGACGGACGCCGTGGATTAGGGCTGGGGCTTTCTCTGTGCAAATCAATTGTGAATGCTCATGGAGGTACTATTGGTGTTAAGGACAATGTCCCTAAAGGGACGGTTTTTTATTTTACCCTGCAAGCTGAGGAAGTGAATGTTCATGAATAA
- a CDS encoding response regulator, protein MNKPFILVVEDDKPIRKLITTTLETQGYKYHTAETGEASILEAVSKQPDLMILDLGLPDMDGVDIIKKLRAWSNMPIIVVSARSEDRDKIDALDAGADDYLTKPFSVEELLARLRVSLRRIRNDSDKLLKDASSFINGNLRIDYAAGCVWIGEEEIHLTPSEYKLLCLLAKHVGKVLTHNFILHEIWGSHSYDIPALRVFMATLRKKIEKTSSQTKFIQTHIGVGYRMLQVGDDG, encoded by the coding sequence ATGAATAAACCTTTTATCCTTGTTGTGGAGGACGATAAACCCATCCGCAAGCTGATTACGACAACCCTGGAGACACAGGGTTATAAATATCATACGGCTGAAACAGGGGAAGCATCGATTTTAGAAGCAGTATCCAAGCAGCCGGACCTAATGATTCTGGATTTGGGGCTGCCGGATATGGACGGTGTAGATATCATAAAAAAGCTTCGTGCATGGTCGAATATGCCTATTATCGTGGTCAGCGCACGCAGCGAAGATCGGGATAAAATAGATGCGCTGGATGCTGGAGCGGACGATTATCTAACAAAGCCCTTCAGTGTAGAAGAACTGCTGGCCAGACTTCGAGTCAGTTTACGAAGAATTCGAAATGACAGTGATAAGCTCCTGAAGGATGCTTCCAGCTTTATTAATGGAAATTTGAGAATTGATTATGCAGCAGGATGCGTATGGATTGGTGAAGAAGAAATTCATCTGACCCCAAGCGAATATAAACTGCTTTGCCTGCTGGCAAAACATGTAGGCAAAGTACTGACCCATAATTTTATTCTGCATGAAATCTGGGGCAGCCACAGCTATGACATTCCTGCCCTGCGTGTGTTTATGGCAACGCTGAGAAAAAAAATAGAAAAAACATCATCACAAACTAAGTTTATTCAAACACATATCGGAGTTGGTTATCGTATGCTTCAGGTTGGAGATGATGGCTAG
- a CDS encoding response regulator transcription factor: MIKVLIVDDDKLVRKGISSAMPWNEFNMEVVGEASNGLKALDFLKAQPVDLMLTDLAMPVMSGIELMRAARQLYPELHIVVLTLHQDFDYIQEALRLGAIDYIAKVQLEKEQFEHVLHRIHARIDELANTRRKLPLLSETNVHYRHVYALVSLDRKSGQSWPIELTSNVDEIRWEVERNCWMWTAPMDVEDQLFHKLKESLDQVPQGALLVISDVQDRTWSQIQNWIMNYTETSLFYAYNPYDPVIAVSMDVEDSFPIEPKDEDMDCIKQSWFLSPWTHNDSYYNQLIEQLKSLRLHKGQLMGLLYSIVMEWNHLFAQTTLGRISMIHSFQSWYEVEEWIKQTSEGIRKSDEQTSYSQEIVDAVKKAIMIMHNDLDQAFTASGLSQQLNISRSYFSQCFKDLMGKTFNEYSRFIRIEKSKEYLLNTNNTIFWIAERVGYTDEKYFSRIFRELTGLLPSEYRHLGRGDK; this comes from the coding sequence ATGATTAAGGTATTGATAGTGGATGACGATAAATTAGTACGAAAAGGAATAAGCTCTGCGATGCCGTGGAACGAGTTCAATATGGAGGTTGTAGGAGAAGCAAGTAACGGGTTGAAAGCACTGGATTTTCTGAAAGCCCAACCGGTCGATCTGATGTTGACGGATCTCGCGATGCCGGTGATGTCAGGTATTGAACTGATGCGAGCTGCAAGGCAGCTCTATCCAGAACTACATATTGTCGTATTAACACTGCATCAAGATTTCGATTATATCCAGGAAGCGCTCAGACTTGGAGCCATCGACTATATAGCCAAAGTTCAGCTCGAGAAGGAGCAATTCGAACACGTGCTGCATCGAATACATGCTCGGATTGACGAGCTGGCGAATACAAGACGAAAGCTGCCTCTGCTAAGTGAGACCAATGTCCATTATCGCCATGTGTATGCACTTGTTTCACTGGATCGCAAGTCAGGACAGAGCTGGCCGATTGAACTGACATCCAATGTAGACGAGATCCGATGGGAGGTTGAACGGAACTGTTGGATGTGGACGGCACCCATGGACGTAGAGGATCAGCTGTTCCATAAACTGAAGGAATCCCTGGATCAAGTTCCCCAAGGCGCCTTGCTGGTTATATCCGATGTACAAGACCGAACATGGTCGCAAATCCAAAACTGGATTATGAATTATACAGAAACGTCCTTATTCTATGCATACAACCCTTATGATCCTGTCATTGCCGTTTCGATGGATGTGGAGGACTCTTTTCCAATAGAACCGAAGGATGAAGACATGGATTGTATTAAGCAAAGTTGGTTCCTATCACCATGGACCCACAACGATAGTTACTACAACCAACTGATTGAACAGCTCAAATCACTAAGACTGCATAAAGGCCAGCTGATGGGATTGCTATACTCTATAGTTATGGAATGGAATCACCTTTTTGCCCAGACTACGCTGGGTAGAATCTCAATGATCCATTCTTTTCAATCCTGGTACGAGGTAGAAGAGTGGATCAAGCAGACCTCTGAGGGCATTCGTAAGTCAGATGAACAGACTTCGTATTCACAGGAAATTGTAGACGCCGTGAAAAAAGCGATTATGATCATGCACAATGATTTGGACCAAGCTTTTACAGCTTCAGGTCTGTCCCAGCAACTGAACATCAGCCGAAGCTATTTCAGTCAATGCTTCAAGGATCTGATGGGGAAAACCTTTAATGAGTACTCCCGATTTATACGAATAGAGAAGTCTAAAGAGTATTTATTGAATACAAACAACACGATTTTCTGGATTGCGGAGCGAGTGGGTTATACGGATGAAAAATATTTCAGCCGAATTTTTCGCGAATTGACAGGTCTGCTACCAAGCGAATATCGACACCTCGGCAGAGGGGATAAATAG
- a CDS encoding extracellular solute-binding protein: MIKKMAACVLVVSLIAVTVYFSKPYFRESPMGPTKTISDTAAADPFGKYEHPVSIRLGYAVDPTGADLSGGETLEKNIWKTVIKQNLNIDVQVLWQVSKENLSQKIDLAIASNDLPDAMIVNQLQLNEMIKAGEIEDLTEAYNSSASPEIKKIIDSTNGLAMEQVTFAGKIMAVPSVTAEDFSMLWIRQDWLDRLGLKPPKTVDDLEAIAKAFVENDPDGNSKRDTIGLASSTGLYNDFNNSAFSFDLTPIFAAYGSFPGYWLSKDGKPVYGSVLPETKDALVKLREMYAKGLLDPELGLRKEAEETVINGQAGMFFQGFYAGYWPLPSAWQNEPEANWQAYALPLDANGAYHVKVHNPSSLFLVVRKGYAHPEAIIKINNLYLRDEFKYGTRFMLGRNFLAPTDEARFETKAAQDILMGTKTPADFKDKSEYKLLENLVSTIKQTKLKPYDQYGISYWNEHSNSFMRGYSLLVGGRNFFDPNIHKVRSLTYIRTPTMEKAWGELSKLEHDTFLKIILGAEPTDSFDQFVEEWKKQGGDQVTVEVTALHNHR; encoded by the coding sequence ATGATTAAGAAGATGGCTGCATGTGTTCTTGTCGTCAGCTTAATTGCAGTGACCGTATATTTCAGCAAACCATACTTCCGGGAATCGCCAATGGGACCAACGAAAACAATCTCGGACACTGCCGCTGCCGATCCATTTGGGAAATATGAACATCCCGTTTCCATCCGACTGGGATATGCGGTAGACCCAACAGGCGCGGATCTCTCTGGAGGAGAAACACTTGAGAAGAATATATGGAAAACGGTGATTAAACAAAACCTTAACATTGATGTCCAGGTATTATGGCAGGTATCGAAGGAAAATCTGAGTCAGAAAATCGACCTGGCTATCGCCAGCAATGATCTGCCGGATGCCATGATTGTAAATCAGCTGCAGCTGAACGAGATGATCAAGGCTGGTGAAATTGAAGATCTAACCGAGGCATACAATAGCAGCGCATCACCGGAAATAAAAAAAATTATTGATAGCACAAACGGATTGGCTATGGAACAAGTGACCTTCGCTGGCAAGATAATGGCTGTTCCTTCTGTGACAGCGGAAGACTTCAGCATGCTCTGGATTCGACAGGATTGGCTGGACCGTCTTGGACTGAAACCGCCGAAAACGGTAGATGATCTGGAAGCTATCGCCAAGGCCTTTGTGGAGAATGACCCAGATGGAAACAGTAAGCGGGATACGATTGGCCTTGCTTCAAGCACTGGACTGTATAACGATTTCAACAACAGTGCTTTTTCTTTTGATCTAACGCCAATCTTCGCAGCATATGGATCTTTTCCGGGATATTGGCTGAGCAAAGATGGAAAACCTGTATACGGTTCGGTTCTACCGGAAACGAAGGACGCCTTGGTCAAACTGCGTGAAATGTACGCCAAAGGCCTTCTCGATCCAGAACTGGGTCTCCGCAAAGAAGCGGAAGAAACAGTTATTAACGGTCAGGCGGGGATGTTCTTTCAAGGTTTTTATGCTGGGTACTGGCCCCTTCCGAGCGCTTGGCAGAACGAGCCGGAGGCGAACTGGCAAGCATACGCACTCCCACTGGATGCAAACGGTGCATACCATGTGAAGGTGCATAATCCGTCAAGTTTATTCTTGGTGGTACGAAAAGGATATGCTCATCCCGAAGCGATCATAAAAATTAACAATCTGTACCTTCGTGATGAGTTCAAGTACGGTACGCGTTTTATGCTGGGCCGCAATTTCTTAGCTCCGACAGATGAAGCACGATTTGAAACAAAGGCCGCGCAGGATATTCTGATGGGAACCAAAACACCCGCCGATTTCAAGGACAAGTCTGAATACAAATTGCTGGAAAATTTGGTTTCGACAATAAAACAAACCAAATTGAAGCCTTATGATCAATATGGTATTTCCTATTGGAATGAACACAGCAACAGCTTTATGCGGGGTTATTCGCTTCTAGTAGGCGGAAGAAATTTTTTCGATCCAAACATCCATAAAGTTCGAAGCCTTACCTATATACGAACTCCAACGATGGAGAAGGCTTGGGGTGAACTATCAAAACTGGAACATGATACATTTTTAAAAATTATTTTAGGCGCTGAACCGACCGATTCATTTGATCAATTTGTCGAGGAATGGAAGAAACAAGGGGGCGATCAAGTGACTGTGGAGGTGACTGCACTCCATAACCATCGCTGA